From one Silurus meridionalis isolate SWU-2019-XX chromosome 23, ASM1480568v1, whole genome shotgun sequence genomic stretch:
- the vgll2a gene encoding transcription cofactor vestigial-like protein 2a, with protein MSCLDVMYQVYAPPQPYFTPTYSPYHHHHHPHPHPHPHPHHQKLAFYSKMQEEPVSGGNSFSSHPAPTIKEEECAPEKEQPPEAEYISSRCVLFTYFQGDISSVVDEHFSRALSQTSSYGPASSGGNKSARGTTSWKDGSFPMSQRSFPPSFWNSAYQPSVTASLSSALGASHTDLPFSADPYSSASLHSHLHQTTPESWHPTHHHHHHPYPLGGSIGAQSSAYPRPSVHDVYGTHFDPRYSSLLVPSVRPHRLPPATVPAPGPSPCDISKSDPASSAWSGAFTGTGSEMGQSLSLNVDAARRYALCSGSILS; from the exons ATGAGCTGCTTGGATGTCATGTACCAAGTGTACGCGCCGCCTCAACCTTACTTCACTCCAACTTACAGCCcgtaccaccaccatcatcatcctcaccctcaccctcatcctcatcctcaccaCCAG AAATTGGCTTTCTATTCCAAAATGCAAGAGGAACCCGTAAGCGGTGGGAACTCGTTCTCCAGCCATCCGGCGCCCACCATAAAAGAGGAGGAGTGTGCGCCGGAGAAGGAGCAGCCGCCCGAAGCTGAGTACATCAGCTCACGATGCGTCCTTTTCACCTACTTCCAGGGAGACATCAGCTCGGTGGTGGACGAACACTTCAGCCGTGCCCTGAGTCAGACCAGTAGCTACGGACCTGCTTCATCCGGTGGCAACAAAAGCGCACGAGGAACCACGTCCTGGAAAG ACGGATCGTTCCCCATGAGCCAGCGTAGTTTCCCTCCGTCCTTCTGGAACAGCGCGTACCAGCCCTCCGTCACGGCGTCCTTAAGCAGCGCTCTGGGCGCGTCTCACACCGACCTGCCTTTTTCTGCTGACCCGTACTCGAGCGCCTCGTTACACAGCCACCTCCACCAGACGACGCCGGAATCGTGGCAccccacacaccaccaccaccatcatcccTACCCCCTCGGCGGCTCCATCGGCGCTCAGAGCTCGGCTTATCCCAGGCCCTCGGTGCACGACGTGTACGGGACGCACTTCGACCCACGCTACAGCTCTCTTCTAGTGCCCTCAGTGCGGCCACACAGACTGCCCCCCGCCACGGTGCCCGCTCCCGGACCCTCTCCGTGTGACATCAGTAAGAGCGATCCGGCCAGCTCGGCATGGAGCGGAGCGTTCACTGGGACGGGATCCGAAATGGGACAGAGCCTCAGCCTCAACGTGGATGCAG CTCGGCGCTACGCGCTCTGCAGCGGGAGCATCCTGAGCTGA